In the genome of Neodiprion pinetum isolate iyNeoPine1 chromosome 2, iyNeoPine1.2, whole genome shotgun sequence, one region contains:
- the Sclp gene encoding leucine-rich repeat-containing protein 20 isoform X2 codes for MAHAVTRVVLRCERAQEDEDLDLSECQLMQVPDAVYHLMRHTELKRCNLSGNVITKIPPKFAVKFSLINELNLSHNQMSKLPEELSELQALKRLDISHNTFIALPPVTCRIPQLEQLLANNNSIIDVDVERLRHAPALEFIDLQNNPLTSRVHDLLQTLIEVKIELTPREREDWEDLTV; via the exons GCTACGCTGTGAGAGAGCACAAGAAGACGAGGATTTAG ATTTGTCCGAATGTCAACTGATGCAGGTGCCAGACGCGGTGTACCACCTTATGCGACATACAGAGCTAAAAAGATGCAACCTTTCCGGCAATGTGATTACAAAAATCCCGCCAAAGTTTGCCGTCAAATTTTCGCTGATCAACG aATTGAACCTGAGCCACAACCAAATGAGTAAACTACCCGAGGAGCTTTCGGAATTGCAAGCCTTGAAAAGGCTTGATATTTCCCATAATACCTTCATTGCGTTACCACCCGTCACTTGCAGAATACCTCAACTGGAACAACTTCTTGCCAACAATAATTCAATCATAG ATGTTGATGTGGAAAGATTGAGGCATGCACCAGCCCTGgaatttattgatttacaAAACAACCCGTTGACGTCGCGAGTTCACGACCTACTCCAAACTTTGATAGAAGTTAAAATCGAGCTGACACCACGAGAGCGGGAAGACTGGGAAGATCTGACAGTCTGA